In Bacteroides cellulosilyticus, the genomic stretch ATATTGTCTAAGATTCATAATATTTTCGGCCTCACTTAGTTGTAACTCTTTGGGTAACTGTGCGTTCTCAGCCCACTTCATCAGAGCATTCACACTTTCTTCATCATACTTATATTCCATATGTTCGTATAATTTTTCTACAAAGATATAAACAAATGATAAAAACACACATACCCCTTCGAACTTTTTCTGTAGAGGCGTGTTATATAATTGTGTTTTTCATAGTATTAGATATAAGATTAATTAAAGGAGACTGTACCCGCTTGTGATAAGTAAGTACATCAAAAACAGAAGCGTCTGTTTGATTGATAAATGTGTAAGGAGCATCGGTTTACCAGAGCCGATGCTTTTTTTGTCCCTGTTTGTAGCATGTTAGGAAAATTATGCGTAATTTTGTCAGATAATAAGGAAAATACCAATATGAACATCCCTGTTATTTTTCAATTCTTGAAAGAAGTGTCCGCTAACAATAACCGCGAATGGTTCAATGCTCATAAGGACTTGTATGAAGAAGCCCGTGGGGAATTTGAGAGCCTGTTATCGGCTATAATTACCCGTATCTCGCTTTTCGATGAAAGTATTCGTGGCGTTCAAGTCAAAGACTGTACTTACCGGATTTATCGTGATACGCGTTTTTCGCAGGACAAGACCCCGTATAAAACTCATTTGGGCGGATACATCAACGCCCGCGGTAAGAAATCAGACCACTGCGGTTACTATGTTCACATTGAACCTGGCAACTGTCTGTTGGCAGGTGGTAGCTATTGCCTTCCTCCTAAGACGTTGAAAGCCGTGCGACAGGCAGTGTATGATAACATAGACGAATTTCGCGGTATAGTTGAAAATCCGGATTTCAAGCAATACTTCCCGGTGATAGGCGAAGACTTTCTGAAAACAGCTCCCAAAGGGTTTCCAAAGGATTTTGAATATGTACAATATCTGAAATGCAAGGAATATACCTGTTACTGCAATCAACCGGACAGCTTCTTTCTGGCACCCGATTGCGTGGATCGTACAGCGGAAATCTTCAAGCAAATGAAACCTTTTGCTGATTTTCTGAATTACACGATTGACGACTTTGAATAAAATTTGATAATAATATAACTAACTTAAAACATTAAAGCTATGGTAGTAGATAGATTAGAAAATTTAGAAAAATATGCATCGTTGAACCCTTTGTTTGCCCAAGCTATTGAATTCTTGCAATCACATGACTTGAACGCTATGGAAATTGGCAAAACCGAACTGAAAGGTAAAGACCTGGTTGTAAACGTAGCTCAAACTACCCCTAAAGCTAAAGAACAAGCCAAACTGGAAACACACAATGAATTTATAGATATCCAGATTCCTCTCTCCGGTGCGGAAGTTATGGGCTATACCGCAGGAAAAGATTGCGTACCGGCTAATGCTCCCTACAATGCAGAGAAAGATATTACTTTCTTCGAAGGACTGGCTGAAACTTATATCACTGTAAAACCTGGAATGTTTGCTATATTCTTCCCTCAAGACGGACATGCTCCTGGCATTTCTCCTGACGGTGTGAAGAAAGTCATTGTGAAAGTGAAAGCATAATAATCCAATCAATCAAAAACTCATCCTTTATGGAAACATTGAATTTGATCAAAAACGACCCCTGGCTGGAACCTTTCGAAGATGCCATCAAAGGTCGTCATCAGCATGTATTAGACAAAGAGGCTGAACTGACGAACAAAGGGAAACAGACTTTGTCTGATTTTGCCTCGGGATATTTATATTTCGGACTTCACCGTACTGCTGACGGCTGGATTTTCCGTGAATGGGCACCCAACGCCACAGAAATATTTATTGTGGGCACATTCAATGAATG encodes the following:
- a CDS encoding DUF2461 domain-containing protein, with the translated sequence MNIPVIFQFLKEVSANNNREWFNAHKDLYEEARGEFESLLSAIITRISLFDESIRGVQVKDCTYRIYRDTRFSQDKTPYKTHLGGYINARGKKSDHCGYYVHIEPGNCLLAGGSYCLPPKTLKAVRQAVYDNIDEFRGIVENPDFKQYFPVIGEDFLKTAPKGFPKDFEYVQYLKCKEYTCYCNQPDSFFLAPDCVDRTAEIFKQMKPFADFLNYTIDDFE
- a CDS encoding DUF6965 family protein, translated to MEYKYDEESVNALMKWAENAQLPKELQLSEAENIMNLRQYVVANINDIKAHYPDEFYNPAITRLYRLKEKLEGESTTK
- a CDS encoding YhcH/YjgK/YiaL family protein, with protein sequence MVVDRLENLEKYASLNPLFAQAIEFLQSHDLNAMEIGKTELKGKDLVVNVAQTTPKAKEQAKLETHNEFIDIQIPLSGAEVMGYTAGKDCVPANAPYNAEKDITFFEGLAETYITVKPGMFAIFFPQDGHAPGISPDGVKKVIVKVKA